A window of Chitinivorax sp. B genomic DNA:
GATCATCATTCTTCGGGGCAAGATTGGGGTGTTGATATTTGATCAGGATGGTAATGTCACCCAACAAGTTGTCATGCAAGCCGGTGGTGACAATGTCGCGGTCAACCTGCCACCTGGCACCTTTCACACACTGGTTGGGCTGGAGTCAGGGTCCATCTTCTTTGAAGCCAAGGCCGGGCCCTATGCCCAGCCAACGACTGCCGAACGACCAGCCTGGGCGCCTTTGGAAAACACCAATGAGGCACCCGCTTACCTAGCCAGTCTTCAGGCGAGATTCACGGGCCTCTGAATCCCGTTTCTGCCATCACTCAACCCAGCTTGATCAACATGGCACCGCTGCAGACGGCCAGGGCAGCCAGGATGCGCCAGAGACCCAATCGCTCACGCAGCAACAAGGCACCAAACAATGCGGCAAATAATACTGCAGTCTCACGCAGTGTCGCGACCAGCGCAATTGGTGCTTGCGTCATCGCCCACAATGTGATGCCATAAGCACCGACTGAACAGGCGCCACCAATCATCATCCGCCGATAGCCTTGCCGTATGCCCGCGACAACGCTATCGCCGCCACGCTTCCAGCAAGCCCATAACAACAACGGCAGTGCATTCAACGCAAACAACCACATGGTATAACTGAGAGCATGGCCTGATTGGCGCGCGCCCAAACCATCAAATAACGTATAACTTACCACGACGACCGCATTGGTCAGCCCAAAACCAATTGCTCGACGATCCGCCCCACTGTGCCAATGATTGCCCGCCAGCAACAAGATACCACTACAAAGCAAACCAATACCGCCCAATGATCCAGTTGTAACAGATTCACCCAACCAACACACAGCGATGATCGCCGTCAACAATGGCGCGCCACCTCGCATCAACGGGTAAACCACGCTGAGATCCCCTACCTTATAGGCGTGGATGATCAGATAGAAATACGCGACATGTACCAGCACCGACCCCAGCAGATATGGCCAGGCCGCCGGAGCCGGCAGTGGTAGAAATGGTAGGCATAACATACCGATCAACATGCTGCCCAATGCCACCAGCAGCGTATCCATCAGTTTATCCTGCCCACCTTTGATCAGCGTATTCCAGCTGGCATGCAGCAGTGCACCAAACAACACCCACAATGCCAAACCTGCTGTCATCGGCTGATAACATGTTTGATCGACAGCGCCAACCGCTCAGCGGCTGGCGGACAAAATCTGAAGAATAGTTCAGGCTCCAGCAATTCAAGCTCCATGATGCGCAACTTGCCTTGGTGATGAACAATATCCACACGCGCATAATTGGGTACGACAGGGCATGCAGCCACGGCACGTTCAGCAAATGCGATTTCATCCGGGGATGGGAAAAATGGGTGTACCACCCCACCATGATCATCCTGTACCCTGAAATCCCCTGCTTTGGGTGTTTTACGAATGGCATGGGTGAAACGACCGTCGAACACCATCAGCGACAACTCACCTTGCTCCAGCACCGCCGGGACAAAAGGTTGAATCATCATTGCTTCGCTTTTAAGGCAATCATTCAGAATGGCTTGATGCTCTGCCACATTCTCAATATTGACACGGAACGTCAGTCGGGCACCACCTGATATAGCTGGCTTGATCACTGCTTCAGTCCACATGAATGTGCGCAACATCTCGGCCAGATCCAACGTATTGCCTTTTTCCACAAACCGGGTCGGCACAATATCAACGCCTTGCTCTGCCAAATCACGCAGATAGTGTTTATCCATGTTCCAGCGGATCAGGTCATAGCGATTCACCAGCAAGGTCTGAGTCGCGACCCGATCCAGCCAAGGCTCAAATTCGGCAAAACGATCGAAATAATCCCACGTACTGCGAAACACAGCCGCCCGCACATTCGACCAGTCAAAATCTGGTTGGTCCCATGCTACACGGGCAACGGTCAACCCCTGTTGACGCAGATAATGGGCTACCCAGGCTTCTTCCAGGAAAATCTGACAGTTGTACGGGTTGTCTGATTCAGGGCTGATGAAGCGAGCATCAGTGAGAATAGCGACATCAAGTTTGGGCATAGTGTTGTGGCCGTCTGGCATTTGGCCGCGTCAAATATGGCGCCCAATCTGCATGCAACGACAATAAGGAGTGGATAACAGCCGGATGTTAGCATTGCCCTTTCAGGCGCTCCATGCTCAGCTAGCAGCAAGGTGAATCGTCACAGCACTCCGGCGCCATACCAATCAGGATCAATCCTGATGAAGCAACACCATCAAAGCAACCACAACAACTGCTGTATGAGATTAGCCGAAGTGTCGGATTTTTTAACAAATCATCCCAACCATCCAAGGATTCATGTCATCAATCGAATAATGTTTTATTTAGATATTCGAATTTTTACAAAAAAGATCACCACAACAGACAAACCGCACAACCCATTGTTTTTAAACTTCACTTTACGTCCACCGTGTAAAGTGACATGGGCCAACCCTGCTGGGTGCACGTGGCGTGCGATAGTGATTCTATCCATCAACAGGCATGCGTTTTGCTTTATATCCACCCACGACTTATCTGCCTCAACACATCAGGGAAAACAAAATGCACAAACTGTCACTTGCATTTGCCATTATTGCCGCCACCTTTGCGGCGAACGCATCTGCTGCCCCCATTCAATGGACCACAGGTGCTGGCGCAAATGGTCATTGGTACGAATTCGTTTCCGCACCGGTTAACTGGGAAACCGCCAAGAACAACGCAGCGGCTTCCACCTATCTTGGCATGACAGGCTATCTGGCTACCATCATCTCCGCTGAAGAGCAGAATTTCATCTTCAGCAGTGTTGGCACGGGTTTGGCCTGGATCGGCGGTTCCGATGAATGGGATGCGACCAGTGAAAACGACGAAGGTGTCTGGAAATGGGTAACCGGCCCCGAGGCAGGTACCGTCTTCTGGAATCGAGGCACGACCACCAGCTATAGCAATTGGTCCGCTGGTGAACCAAACAACTGCTGCGGTGGTGAAGACTTTCTGCAATTTGCGTGGTCTGGTAACGGTGCTTGGAATGACCATGGTGGCCCAGGTAACCCGGGCCAGTTGAATGGCTATCTGATCGAATACAGCCGCAACCCAACAGTACAGGTACCTGTCCCCATGACTGTCGGCCTGATCGGAATCGGCATGGCAGGCCTGCTTGCCGCACGCCGGCGCAAAGCTTGATGATCCGTTTCGAGCAGTCAGGCGTTTTCAACTAACGTCAGACACGATCACGGCTCCAACACCCTGGCCTATGGTCAGGGTGTTTTATTTTTGTGGTACACACCACTATTTCACGTGTTCCTGCCGATAGATCCCCGGCGTCACACCTGTCCATTTCTTGAAAGCACGATGAAAAGCAGAGGGCTCGGAGAAGCCAAGTTCGGTCGCAATGTCGTCCAGGCCGATTTCAGGGCGGGACAGGTAGTAGATTGCGGCATCACGCCGTAAGTTGTCCTTGATCTGCTGATAGCTAGTTCCCTCTTCCTTTAGCCGCCGGCGCAAGGTTTGTGGGGTCATGTTGAGCTGAGCAGCGATGTGTTCGAATTCCGGGTAGTCATGCAGCTTGCGCAACATGGCGCGGATCTGACCGTTCAGGCTATCGTCGTTCTTGGGCCGCACCAGCAGATCGGCTGGTGAGGTTTTCAGAAACTGCTTCAGTGTCACCTCGTTTTGGATGATCGGTAGCGACAATGCATTGACTGGGAATCGGATACTGGTTGTCGCAGCATTGAACTGCATGGAACGGGCGTAGAACATGCGCCGATATTCGTCGATGTGCCCTGGCTCCGGGTAAGTAAAGCTGGCATGGGTCAACTGGATACGCCGACCAGTCAGCCAACATGCCAAACCATGCCAGATCACCAGCCAGCACTCCGTCAGAAAGTGGTCCGGATCATCCAGTTGATGATTGGTAAAGGTAATGGTGGCCTCTTGATCATCCTGCGTCAGCGCGATGGAAAACGCCTCCGTCACCAACCCATAGAACCGCATACCACGCGACAATGCCCGCTTCAGCGTGCCGCAATGAATCGCGGTGTAACACATCATCGCAAATGTACCCATTTTGCAGCGGCCATGCGGGCAGAATCCGACAAACTCGTCTGCCATCTGCTGCCACAGCGCCTGCATCAAAGCGGTGTATTGCTCGGTTGATACCCGTGCCGAAGCTGCTGCCAGCAAATCAGGTGCAATGCCGGCAGACTGCAGAACGGCATCGATATCAACAGCCTGTCGACGTGCCCCGCGCAGGGCGGCATCGACAAACTTGACGGGAATGGTGTGCTTGCGTGGCTCCATGGTGCTGCATCCTATCGACCTTGGTGCTTCTTGCCAATGCAGATGAGTGTTCCCGTCATTGAGTGGCAGGAAGGCGTTTTCTAAGCTAGCCGTCAACCGCGCCGTTACGCACACCAACAATAAAGGACACCATCATGATGGAACGTCAGCATTTCGAGCAGGAACACACGATCTTTCGTGATTCATTCAAGGCATTCCTGACCCGTGAAGTCATCCCGTTCCAGACACAGTGGGAACATGATGGCATGGTGTCACGCGAAGTATGGCGCAAGGCTGGCGATGCAGGTTATCTGGTCCCTTTCGCCGATCCCCAATATGGCGGCGCCGGCTGCCGTGATTTTCGTTATGATCAGATCATCAGTGAGGAACTGGCCTATATCAACGAGGCCGGCTTCATGATGCCGTTGCATTCCACCTTGTGTGCCCCCTATATCGATACTTTTGGTAATGAAGCGCAAAAGCAGCGTTGGATGCCTAGTCTGGTAAGTGGTGAGCGGATTCTGGCCGTTGCCATGACCGAGCCACACGCTGGGTCCGATCTGGCCGGCATGCGGACACAAGCTATCGAGCAAGACGATGTGTGGATATTGAATGGTTCGAAGACCTTCATCTCCAATGGCATTCTGGCGGATTTGGTCATCGTGGCTGCCAAGACTGATCCCACCAATCCGCACAGTATGACCTTGATGGTGGTCGAAGAAGGCATGCCCGGCTTTGTGCGGGGCCAACGATTGAAGAAGATGGGCATGCACTCACAAGATACCGCCGAACTGTTCTTCGACAATGTACGCGTCCCCAAAACCAATATTCTGGGTGTACCGGGCCAGGGCTTTTACTACCTGATGCAGATGCTGGGGAGAGAGCGACTGGCATTAGCCTGTTCGGCGATTGCCGGTGCTCAAGCTGCCTGGCAGACCACACGGGAATACGTGTTGGAACGCAAGGCATTTGGGCGGGAGATAGCCAAATTCCAGAACACCCGCTTCAAGATGGCTGAGATGAAGACAGAGATCGACGTGGGTCAAGTCTTTGTGGACCGTTGTGTTATGGATCACAACACCGGCCGCCTGCGGGATGATATCGCGGCTGAGGCGAAACTGTTCACTACAGAGCTACTGGGCCGGGTTGTCGACCAATGCGTGCAGCTACATGGTGGTTGGGGCTATATGATGGAATACCCAATCAGCAAGATGTACCTCAACGCCCGCATCCAGCGCATTTTTGCCGGCACCAGCGAAATCATGAAAGAAATCATCGGCCGGGCCAATGGATTGGCCTGACTCAGCCAACCAGATCAATCAGCAAGTGCACATTCGGGCATATGCATTTAGCCAACAGTTCTAAGGTGGCAGGTTATCAACACAGGCGAAAAGCACTACATTTGCGGGGTTGAATCAACCTTATCAGGACACCTGCCATGCGTATTGCAAACAATGTCACCGAACTGATTGGCAACACCCCGCTGGTCAAGCTGAATCGCGTTACCGATGGCTGCGTGGCGACCATTGCCGCCAAGCTGGAATTCTTCAATCCAGCACACAGCGTAAAAGACCGTATCGGTGCAGCGATGATCGATGCAGCCGAAGCAGCCGGCCTGATCAAGTCCGGCACAGTCATCGTGGAGCCGACCAGCGGCAACACGGGGATCGCGCTGGCCATGGTCTGCGCGGCGCGCGGTTATCGCTGTATTCTGACCATGCCGGAAACCATGTCCAAGGAACGCCGCATGTTGTTGCGTGCCTACGGGGCCGAGCTGGTACTGACCCCCGGCCCGGACGGCATGGGGGGTGCAATCCGGAAGGCAGAGGAAATTGCAGCCGGTGATCCGGCCACCTATTTCATGCCGCAACAGTTCAACAACCCGGCCAATCCGGAAGTACACCGCAAGACTACCGCGGAGGAAATCTGGCGCGATACCGACGGCCAAGTGGATATTCTGGTCTCCGGCATTGGGACTGGTGGCACCATCACAGGCGTGGGCGAAGTCATCAAGGCGCGCAAACCGTCATTCCAATGTATTGCGGTTGAGCCCGATGCTAGCCCGATCCTGTCCGGCGGCCAGAAAGGCCCACACCCGATTCAAGGTATTGGCGCCGGTTTTGTGCCACAGGTGTTGAACACCAGCATTTACGACGAAATCATCCGGGTGAAAAACGACGACGCATTTGACACTGCCCGCCGTGTGGCGCGTGAAGAGGGCCTGTTGGTCGGTATCAGCTCTGGTGCAGCAGTGTGGTCGGCTTTGCAAGTTGCCAAACGCCCGGAAAATGCCGGCAAGCTGATTGTGGTGGTCATCCCCTCATTCGGCGAGCGGTATCTATCTACCGCCCTGTTTGCCAATCTGGCAGATTGACCGATTGGCCGGGCAGACTTGTGATGCCTTGAAACCTGTTCAAGACCTGTCATGAGCCGCTACCAGCGGGGTAAAACCACGGCGCAAATACCAGCATGCATGTGTGATACATGAAGTGTTGAGTTGCCCAAGCCCCGCTGATCATAGTCATGTATAGGACATTGAATAGGCTCTTATCAGGCTTTGCCTTACATAAAACGAACTGGAAACACCATGCCCGGCCCGTTAAGCAATCTGAAAGTACTCGATTTTTCCACCCTGCTACCTGGCCCCTATGCCACGCTGATGCTGGCCGACCTGGGGGCTGATGTGCTGCGGATCGAATCGCCAACCCGACCTGACCTGGCCAGGATTCTACCCCCGCATGCCGATGGCGATACCACAGCCAATGCCTATTTGAACCGAAACAAGCGCTCCCTGGCGCTGGACTTGAAAAGCGACGAAGTACTGCCCTTGATTCACCGCTTGCTTGCTGAATATGACATCTTGGTCGAACAGTTCCGGCCAGGCGTCATGGCACGATTGGGGCTGGGCTACGAGGCATTACGGGCAATCAATCCCCGACTGATCTATTGCTCCATCACCGGTTATGGGCAAACCGGCCCGCTCAAAGATCGAGCAGGGCATGACATCAATTATCTGGCCCTCAGCGGTATCGCCAGTTACACCGGCCGCCAGCAGAGCGGCCCGTTGCCATTGGGTGTACAGCTGGCCGATGTAGCGGGTGGCTCGTTACACGCCGTGATCGGCATTTTGGCAGCAGTCAATCATCGCAACCAGACCGGTGAGGGCCAACACATCGACATCAGCATGACCGACTGTGCCTTTGCCCTGAACGCACTGGCAGGTGCCGGGGCCTTGGCTGCCAACCAGCAACCCCACCTGGAATCAGACATGTTGAATGGCGGCAGCTTTTACGATTATTACCAGACAGCTGATCATCGCTGGCTGGCCGTCGGCAGCTTGGAACCACAGTTCATGCAGCAACTGGCGACAGCACTCGTCTTACCGGATATTGCCCAACACAGCCTGTCACCGGACCCCAACGTACAGGCACATATCAAACACCAGCTCCGTACTGCGTTCCGTCAACATACTCTGGAGCATTGGCATAGCGTATTCAACCAATTGGATGCCTGTGTCGAACCCGTACTGACCTTCGATGAAGCCCGCCAGCAACCTCATGCACAAGCCCGAGGCTGGGTAGTACAGGTACCAACCGGCCAGCAGAGTCAGTCGCAACTAGCTTGCCCAATCAAGTTCTCCACTACCCATGCCAGCTATCGATTCGTCGGACGCAGCCTGGGTGCAGATTCGCAAGCAATATTGTGCGAACAGCCGATCACAAACGGGTAAGCTCGACGGACTTAGCAACGTGACTCAAGGCTCCTGTGAAAGTAGCGTGGCGGGTTTTACGCCAAGGCCGGGCAACAAGGCCGGGAAGATCGCATTCAGATCAACGGCATCGGCCATTGCACGGTTGCCTTCATCACCGGGGTGTAGCCGATCGCCCGAATCGAAACGGGCAGCGATGCGCGCAGGATGCATCGGATCACGTAGAACCGCATCAAAGTCGATGACCGCATCGAAGACCCCGCTATGTCGTATCCAATCGTTCACCTGTCGGCGTATCGCATCCTTATCGGGGTGATAGTAATCAGCCAGTGGCGTATTGGGTAACGCCCCTTCGAACGGTGTGAGTGTCGTACCAATGACACGGATGCCCCGGCTGCGTACCTGCTCGATCAGTTGGCGGTAGCCCGCCGTCAAAGTGTTCAGCGTGGGGCGTTGCGCGTCTCGCGCAAAGGCGGTGCCCGGCCAGGAGATGTCGTTGATGCCCAACATCACGATGAGGCTACGCACGCCAGGTTGTGTCAGCACGTCACGCTCCAGTCGTGCCAACGCATTGACGCCCATACCGTCGCTCAGCAACCGAGCACCGGAAATACCGGCGTTGACCACGGCCACACCATGGGGGGCCAAGCGCCGTGCCAGGAAGTCCGGCCAGCGACTGTCCTTGTCAAGGCTGGCCGTGGCGCCATCGGTGATGGAGTCACCCATCACCACGACTGCACGCGCTGCTTGGGCCGTCTCAACCTGAACTCCCGTCAGTAGCGGACGGGCTGTCGTGCGCTGATAGGCATCATCGACCATGCGCAGTGTAGATGCACCAGTCTGGTCGCCTGCCACGATCCAGCCCGTCTGTCGTCCATCCCAATGAAAGGTGGTGACTGGCGTGGCCTTCGGTAGATAGAGACTGACAGCTACCTGCGCCAGCGCAGACACCGGTAAATCCACTGGGTCACTCACCAGAGAGGCACCGGGCAGGATAGTGGCCTTGTCCTGGCCGCCAAATGTCACAGAACGCAGGCTGTCGCTACTCACTGCGCCATTCTTCCAGCCTTGGGTAGGACGTGCCACAGTAGCCTTGCCCACGACAATGGACTCCCGGCCATACGCGTTGGACAGTACGATACGCAAGCGTCCTCCACCCAGGCTCACACGCGTCACTTGGCGTACGGTCTGGTCGCGCAGTTCGGCAGGGATGTTAGCGGGAAACAAGAAATCTGGCCCCCAGACCGGCTGCGGACTGGCCTGCCAGCTCGCCACCCAAGCCATTCCAGCGACAGTCTCTGTGCCAGCAGCAGGTTTGGCGGCCTGAGCTCCGGCGGTGAGCATTAAAGCCAGTACTGTGGCTGCCTTGGCAATGAAAAGTGATGCAGTTGGTTTGCTCATTTCAGTGAATTCAATGTTAAGTAAGAGAATAAATTATGAATTCAACGACCAAATTGGAATAGACTGGCCACAGGAACATCATTTGTGACCTGAACTCATCAAGGAGGCATGCATGGCCCGACTGGACGTCAACCGTTCCGGCGAACTGGAAGTGTTCGTGCGAGTGATCGAACTGGGTGGTTTCTCCGCCGCGGCCCGCGCCTGTGGCATGACACCCTCAGCGGTCAGCAAGCTGGTCGCACGGCTGGAACAACGCCTAGGCACGAGGCTGGTGAACCGCTCTACCCGTCAACTTCAGCTCACCGCCGAAGGCTGTGCGTTCTACGAACGTGGTGTGCGCATCTTGGCCGACCTGGACGAAGCCGAGCGCTGTGCCAGCGAGCACGTTGCGCCACGCGGCCGGCTACGCGTCAATGCCAATGTCCCTTTCGGACACCACTTCCTGCTACCGCTGGCACCTGCATTCCTGTCGCAACATACCGACGTGACGCTCGACATCATGCTTACCGATGAAGTCATCGACATCCTGGAACAACGCACCGACGTAGCGGTGCGCGCCGGCCCGCTGAAAGATTCAAACCTGATGGCACGCAAGCTGGGTGCCACGCGAATGGCGATCGTAGCCACGCCCGACTACCTGGCGCGCCACAGCCTCCCTACCACGCCGCAGGAACTGCTGACTCATAACCGCATAGGTGTGAACTACGCGCGCGTACAACCTGGCTGGCCGCTCCGGCATGACGGCCGGGACATCGTGGTTCCTGTGAGTGGTAACGCGCAGGCGAGCGATGGCGAGGCACTACGTCACCTAGCCTTGGCTGGGCTGGGCATGGCCCGTCTGGCAGCCTTTCAGGTACGCGAAGACATTGCTGCTGGCCGACTACAAACAGTGCTTGAGGACTGCAATCCCGGTGACCTGGAGGAAATACATGCCGTCTATGTCGGTCAGGGCGGGCACATGCCGTTGCGTGTGCGTGCGTTTTTGGACTTTCTGGCAGAACACATCCGTATCGAGGCGGAACAACCCTGTTCAACCTGAGCGATGGACTAGCAAGCGTCTGGGCCTGCGCCGCCGGGTGATGGAACGGACCCATGCCTGGTTCACCGACTTTAGGAGGTTTTGCATTCATATCAAACGACGCCTCGATACGCATTACACTCTGCACAACCTGACTTGCTCTTTGATTTACTTGCCCCTTGCGAATAGGCTTTGTTAGCAGCCCTTGACTCGCTGATCATCAACCATCATTAACACAAAGACAGATACCATGACTTTTCCTGCGCCACTTGCCGTCATCGAAGCCCAATTAACCGCTTATAACGCCAAGGACATTGACGCCCTACTGGCCACCTACGCTCCCGACGCCAGTCAATATACGCTGCAGGGTGAATGCCTGGCACAAGGCCATGCGGCCCTGCGCGAACGTTTTCTTGCCCGATTTGCAGAACCCGATCTATACGCCCGCCTGCTCTCCCGCACGGTCATGGCCAATGTAATTGTCGATTTCGAATCAATCACCCGTAACTTTCCAGAAGGCAAAGGTACCATCGAGATGTTATGCATCTACGAAGTTGCAGAAGGCCGTATTCAGAAAGCCACGTTTGCAATAGGCGAAAAACGGTTGGGTTGATCCAATGTTGGATCACCTCAGCACACCGTGGGACTAAACATTTAGAACCTGTTCAAAGTCTTTTGAGCAACAGGAGCAAGAAGGCCAGATGGATGAACCACAGGCTGGTAGGCAGTTTGCGTTAACCATCATGATGGCCTCATGCCACCCGTGCAGCCCTCAAGGCAGGTCAACTGGGTATGGCAACCCACGCCAGGATTCGCAAGCTACCGCCAATCTGGTTTAGTCTATGGGTTGGCAGCAACTGCATTTCCCTCTTTTCCACTCATGTCGGCAGGCGGTGAAAATGGTTGATAGTCTTGCACTTTATCTGGCGATCGGCGCGGCTATTGGCAGTGGGCTGATTGCCGGCATCTTCTTCGCCTTTTCCAATTTCGTAATGCGTGCACTGGCCAGCATACCCGCCAACAGTGGCATTGCCGCCATGCAAGCCATCAATGTCACGGTACTCAATCCAGGATTCTTCACTGCATTTCTCGGCGTTGCCCTCACCTGCCTGGTGCTGATTGGATGGGGTGCAACCTACTGGCCACAACCAAGCGCCATCTGGTTTCTGTTGGGTAGTGGCCTATACCTGATCGGCAGCTTTGGCGTCACGGCCCGCCTGAACGTGCCCCTCAACCAGCAATTAGCGACAATCAGCCCGACCAAGCTGGAATCGGAAACGGACTGGCGACGTTATATTGCACGTTGGACATTGTGGAATCACGTGCGTACCTCATGCTCATTGTTGGCAGCGCTGGCATTTACCGCCGGCGTCTACCTGCACAAAGGCGACTGAATCAACCCATGCCTGTAACTTGACCAACCATGACTGTGCGGCCTCAGCTGAGCTTCAGATACCCATAGCTCGCCAGCATACTGCAACTGTCCACCCTCACCGTATGCAAGCCCTGGTCGAACGGTGACACCAACCATGCTGCATACAACGTGGCAAAACCGATACTGGTAAGCGAAGCTGACCGACAACAACATACCGGTGGTGGGCGTATCATGCCATGGGAGATAAAGCCTGGCGCGCGCATTTCGCGACAAGTACCTCGTCTGGCAACGGTGCAATGGTTATACTGTGCAGGCCCACCTGATTGTCGGACAAAGATATGGATAACGACATCTCCAAGCTAAAAAT
This region includes:
- a CDS encoding WbuC family cupin fold metalloprotein is translated as MSNAVFIDQLAMNQLAAQAATTPRLRLNRNFHQHNEDACHRLMIAIEPGSYIPPHCHISPTKEESIIILRGKIGVLIFDQDGNVTQQVVMQAGGDNVAVNLPPGTFHTLVGLESGSIFFEAKAGPYAQPTTAERPAWAPLENTNEAPAYLASLQARFTGL
- a CDS encoding DMT family transporter, translating into MTAGLALWVLFGALLHASWNTLIKGGQDKLMDTLLVALGSMLIGMLCLPFLPLPAPAAWPYLLGSVLVHVAYFYLIIHAYKVGDLSVVYPLMRGGAPLLTAIIAVCWLGESVTTGSLGGIGLLCSGILLLAGNHWHSGADRRAIGFGLTNAVVVVSYTLFDGLGARQSGHALSYTMWLFALNALPLLLWACWKRGGDSVVAGIRQGYRRMMIGGACSVGAYGITLWAMTQAPIALVATLRETAVLFAALFGALLLRERLGLWRILAALAVCSGAMLIKLG
- a CDS encoding lectin-like protein, with amino-acid sequence MHKLSLAFAIIAATFAANASAAPIQWTTGAGANGHWYEFVSAPVNWETAKNNAAASTYLGMTGYLATIISAEEQNFIFSSVGTGLAWIGGSDEWDATSENDEGVWKWVTGPEAGTVFWNRGTTTSYSNWSAGEPNNCCGGEDFLQFAWSGNGAWNDHGGPGNPGQLNGYLIEYSRNPTVQVPVPMTVGLIGIGMAGLLAARRRKA
- a CDS encoding AraC family transcriptional regulator codes for the protein MEPRKHTIPVKFVDAALRGARRQAVDIDAVLQSAGIAPDLLAAASARVSTEQYTALMQALWQQMADEFVGFCPHGRCKMGTFAMMCYTAIHCGTLKRALSRGMRFYGLVTEAFSIALTQDDQEATITFTNHQLDDPDHFLTECWLVIWHGLACWLTGRRIQLTHASFTYPEPGHIDEYRRMFYARSMQFNAATTSIRFPVNALSLPIIQNEVTLKQFLKTSPADLLVRPKNDDSLNGQIRAMLRKLHDYPEFEHIAAQLNMTPQTLRRRLKEEGTSYQQIKDNLRRDAAIYYLSRPEIGLDDIATELGFSEPSAFHRAFKKWTGVTPGIYRQEHVK
- a CDS encoding acyl-CoA dehydrogenase family protein, which encodes MERQHFEQEHTIFRDSFKAFLTREVIPFQTQWEHDGMVSREVWRKAGDAGYLVPFADPQYGGAGCRDFRYDQIISEELAYINEAGFMMPLHSTLCAPYIDTFGNEAQKQRWMPSLVSGERILAVAMTEPHAGSDLAGMRTQAIEQDDVWILNGSKTFISNGILADLVIVAAKTDPTNPHSMTLMVVEEGMPGFVRGQRLKKMGMHSQDTAELFFDNVRVPKTNILGVPGQGFYYLMQMLGRERLALACSAIAGAQAAWQTTREYVLERKAFGREIAKFQNTRFKMAEMKTEIDVGQVFVDRCVMDHNTGRLRDDIAAEAKLFTTELLGRVVDQCVQLHGGWGYMMEYPISKMYLNARIQRIFAGTSEIMKEIIGRANGLA
- the cysK gene encoding cysteine synthase A — its product is MRIANNVTELIGNTPLVKLNRVTDGCVATIAAKLEFFNPAHSVKDRIGAAMIDAAEAAGLIKSGTVIVEPTSGNTGIALAMVCAARGYRCILTMPETMSKERRMLLRAYGAELVLTPGPDGMGGAIRKAEEIAAGDPATYFMPQQFNNPANPEVHRKTTAEEIWRDTDGQVDILVSGIGTGGTITGVGEVIKARKPSFQCIAVEPDASPILSGGQKGPHPIQGIGAGFVPQVLNTSIYDEIIRVKNDDAFDTARRVAREEGLLVGISSGAAVWSALQVAKRPENAGKLIVVVIPSFGERYLSTALFANLAD
- a CDS encoding CaiB/BaiF CoA-transferase family protein; this encodes MPGPLSNLKVLDFSTLLPGPYATLMLADLGADVLRIESPTRPDLARILPPHADGDTTANAYLNRNKRSLALDLKSDEVLPLIHRLLAEYDILVEQFRPGVMARLGLGYEALRAINPRLIYCSITGYGQTGPLKDRAGHDINYLALSGIASYTGRQQSGPLPLGVQLADVAGGSLHAVIGILAAVNHRNQTGEGQHIDISMTDCAFALNALAGAGALAANQQPHLESDMLNGGSFYDYYQTADHRWLAVGSLEPQFMQQLATALVLPDIAQHSLSPDPNVQAHIKHQLRTAFRQHTLEHWHSVFNQLDACVEPVLTFDEARQQPHAQARGWVVQVPTGQQSQSQLACPIKFSTTHASYRFVGRSLGADSQAILCEQPITNG
- a CDS encoding SGNH/GDSL hydrolase family protein — encoded protein: MAWVASWQASPQPVWGPDFLFPANIPAELRDQTVRQVTRVSLGGGRLRIVLSNAYGRESIVVGKATVARPTQGWKNGAVSSDSLRSVTFGGQDKATILPGASLVSDPVDLPVSALAQVAVSLYLPKATPVTTFHWDGRQTGWIVAGDQTGASTLRMVDDAYQRTTARPLLTGVQVETAQAARAVVVMGDSITDGATASLDKDSRWPDFLARRLAPHGVAVVNAGISGARLLSDGMGVNALARLERDVLTQPGVRSLIVMLGINDISWPGTAFARDAQRPTLNTLTAGYRQLIEQVRSRGIRVIGTTLTPFEGALPNTPLADYYHPDKDAIRRQVNDWIRHSGVFDAVIDFDAVLRDPMHPARIAARFDSGDRLHPGDEGNRAMADAVDLNAIFPALLPGLGVKPATLLSQEP
- a CDS encoding LysR family transcriptional regulator, whose amino-acid sequence is MARLDVNRSGELEVFVRVIELGGFSAAARACGMTPSAVSKLVARLEQRLGTRLVNRSTRQLQLTAEGCAFYERGVRILADLDEAERCASEHVAPRGRLRVNANVPFGHHFLLPLAPAFLSQHTDVTLDIMLTDEVIDILEQRTDVAVRAGPLKDSNLMARKLGATRMAIVATPDYLARHSLPTTPQELLTHNRIGVNYARVQPGWPLRHDGRDIVVPVSGNAQASDGEALRHLALAGLGMARLAAFQVREDIAAGRLQTVLEDCNPGDLEEIHAVYVGQGGHMPLRVRAFLDFLAEHIRIEAEQPCST
- a CDS encoding nuclear transport factor 2 family protein codes for the protein MTFPAPLAVIEAQLTAYNAKDIDALLATYAPDASQYTLQGECLAQGHAALRERFLARFAEPDLYARLLSRTVMANVIVDFESITRNFPEGKGTIEMLCIYEVAEGRIQKATFAIGEKRLG
- a CDS encoding anthrone oxygenase family protein, which translates into the protein MVDSLALYLAIGAAIGSGLIAGIFFAFSNFVMRALASIPANSGIAAMQAINVTVLNPGFFTAFLGVALTCLVLIGWGATYWPQPSAIWFLLGSGLYLIGSFGVTARLNVPLNQQLATISPTKLESETDWRRYIARWTLWNHVRTSCSLLAALAFTAGVYLHKGD